Proteins encoded together in one Macadamia integrifolia cultivar HAES 741 chromosome 8, SCU_Mint_v3, whole genome shotgun sequence window:
- the LOC122086616 gene encoding SPX domain-containing protein 3-like isoform X2, protein MKFGKRLKQQIQETLPEWQDKFLAYKDLKKLVRLISSAPSLSEGSPEYRKAEVGFIYLVNAEIDKFNSFFIEQEEDFIIRHKELKQRIQKVIATWGPDGTQPSEVDYKEEMGKIRKDIVNFHGEMVLLENYSNINYTGLAKILKKYDKRTGGLLRLPFIQKVLRQPFFTTDLVSKLVKECASTIDDVFPAEEEGERIERKGEREATLVAEQSIFRNTVAALVTMQEMRRGSSTYSEFSLPPLNLADSDLIQFLQVPAPIPIT, encoded by the exons ATGAAATTTGGGAAGAGACTGAAACAACAAATTCAGGAGACTTTGCCGGAGTGGCAAGATAAGTTCCTCGCTTACAAGGATTTAAAGAAGCTTGTTAGGCTCATCTCATCTGCACCTTCACTGTCCGAGGGTTCGCCAGAGTATAGGAAGGCTGAAGTGGGTTTTATCTATTTGGTGAATGCAGAGATCGACAAGTTCAACTCTTTCTTCATAGAGCAAGAAGAGGACTTCATCATCCGCCACAAG GAGTTGAAACAGAGGATCCAGAAGGTGATTGCCACATGGGGACCGGATGGTACCCAGCCTTCAGAGGTGGATTAtaaagaagagatgggaaaaatcagaaaagataTTGTCAATTTCCACGGTGAAATGGTGCTTTTAGAGAACTACAGCAACATCAATTACACAG GATTGGCCAAGATCCTGAAGAAGTATGACAAGCGAACCGGAGGTTTGCTGCGCTTGCCCTTCATCCAGAAGGTGTTGAGACAACCTTTCTTTACAACCGATCTTGTTTCAAAGCTTGTTAAGGAGTGTGCGAGCACCATAGATGATGTGTTCCCTGctgaagaggaaggagagagaatagagcgaaaaggagaaagagaagcaacaTTGGTTGCTGAACAGAGCATTTTCAGGAATACAGTCGCTGCTTTAGTGACTATGCAAGAGATGAGAAGAGGAAGCTCTACTTACAGCGAGTTTTCCCTTCCTCCTCTCAACTTGGCGGACTCTGATCTCATTCAGTTCTTGCAAGTTCCTGCTCCTATTCCCATAACCTAA
- the LOC122085704 gene encoding bifunctional adenosine 5'-phosphosulfate phosphorylase/adenylylsulfatase HINT4-like yields the protein MKRAPQVGLTQMRRLRARRGGQLDGKVVRGRMAGAGPCVFCQIARSSTSTQLLHSDEKVVAFQDINPSAFRHYLVIPVEHISTVNDLQRRTNDYQLVSHMLAVGQILLHKDAPDSKHYRFGFHQPPLNSVNHLHLHCLALPFIPGWKHIKYTSLGPFGGFVKAEKLLEKLKP from the exons atgAAACGGGCTCCGCAAGTCGGGTTAACTCAAATGCGAAGACTGCGGGCGAGGCGGGGAGGACAGTTGGACGGAAAAGTGGTTCGGGGTAGGATGGCCGGAGCGGGGCCGTGTGTGTTCTGTCAGATCGCTCGTTCCTCCACCTCTACGCAACTCCTTCACTCT GATGAGAAGGTCGTCGCCTTTCAAGATATCAACCCTTCCGCATTCAG GCATTATCTGGTCATTCCTGTGGAGCACATTTCAACAGTCAACGATCTCCAAAGGAGAACGAATGATTATCAATTGG TGAGCCATATGTTGGCCGTGGGACAAATTCTACTACACAAAGATGCACCAGACTCGAAGCATTACCG ATTTGGCTTTCATCAGCCTCCATTGAATAGTGTCaaccatctccatctccattgtTTAGCACTTCCCTTCATACCTGG ATGGAAACATATAAAATACACTTCTCTAGGACCCTTTGGTGGATTCGTCAAGGCCGAGAAGTTGCtggagaagctaaagccataa